A window of the Ostrea edulis chromosome 1, xbOstEdul1.1, whole genome shotgun sequence genome harbors these coding sequences:
- the LOC125671209 gene encoding sodium/calcium exchanger regulatory protein 1-like isoform X1, which yields MTKILGHWKLFNSDDRWDEYMRTLGIGFVLRKVGNSITSYEEIRQDGDSWELLITSTFKNAHLKFKLGEEFDETTMDGRKCKSTFVIEGDDLVHYQKGIKEGDVKSKIVRTRVDDETMTIVSIYRRHLSLIVQTRVDDETMTIVSIYRRHLSLIVQTRVDDETMTIVSIYRRHLSLIVQTRVDDETMTIVSIYRRHLSLIVRTRVDDETMTIVSIYRRHLSLSGSNLVLV from the exons ATGACGAAGATTCTCGGCCACTGGAAACTCTTCAATAGCGATGACAGATGGGACGAGTATATGAGGACCCTGG GGATCGGGTTTGTACTACGGAAAGTAGGGAATTCAATCACGAGCTATGAAGAGATCAGACAAGATGGAGACTCGTGGGAGCTCCTCATCACATCCACCTTCAAGAACGCTCACCTGAAATTTAAGCTGGGAGAGGAGTTCGACGAAACGACGATGGATGGTCGAAAATGTAAG TCAACGTTTGTAATAGAAGGGGATGACCTTGTTCACTACCAGAAAGGAATAAAGGAGGGTGACGTGAAGTCAAAAATCGTCCGGACACGGGTAGATGATGAAACTATGACTATTGTAAGTATTTATAGAAGACATTTATCATTAATAGTCCAGACACGGGTAGATGATGAAACTATGACTATTGTAAGTATTTATAGAAGACATTTATCATTAATAGTCCAGACACGGGTAGATGATGAAACTATGACTATTGTAAGTATTTATAGAAGACATTTATCATTAATAGTCCAGACACGGGTAGATGATGAAACTATGACTATTGTAAGTATTTATAGAAGACATTTATCATTAATAGTCCGGACACGGGTAGATGATGAAACAATGACTATTGTAAGTATTTATAGAAGACATTTATCATTGTCTGGGTCTAATTTGGTTCTTGTATGA